The genomic interval TCGGCCCGAGCGCGTTCGGCAGGATGTGCCGCCACAGGATCCGCGGCGCGCCGGCCCCCAGCATGCGCGCGGCCAGGACGAACTCCCGCTCCCGCAGGGAGAGCGTCTGCCCCCGGGCCACCCGCGCGTACTGCACCCAGCCGATCGCCCCCAGGACGGCGACGATGGTCGCCAGGCCGGTGCCGGCGGTGGTCAGGATGGCGATGGCCAGGACGATGGGGGGGAAGGCCAGCTGCATGTCCACCAGGCGCATGATCGCCGCGTCGACGCCGCCGCCGAGGAACCCCGCGACCAGGCCGAGGGTGATCCCGGCCAGGCCGGCCACGATCACGGCCGTGATCCCCACCAGCAGCGACGTCCGGCCGGCGTAGATGAGCCGGCTCAAGAGGTCGCGGCCGAGGTAGTCCGTGCCCAGCGGGTAGGCGGGATCGGCGCCGGCCATCCAGAACGGCGGCAGCAGCGCGCGCCCGAGGTCCTGGTCGTCGGGGGTGTGAGGCGAGAGTTGTGGCGCCAGGAGGGCCGCAGTGACCACCGCCAGTGTCATGATCAGCCCCACCCGGCTCGACCGGGAAATGGCCGGGCGCCGTCGGGATCGCACCACGGCCGCCTCGCCCATCGACGCCGTCACGGCCGCTCAGTATCGGATGCGAGGATCGAGATAGCGGTACGAGATGTCGACCAGCAGGTTCAGCCCGATGAAGGCGCCGCCCAGGACCAGCACCACCGCGCGCACCAGCGGGAGGTCGCGGGCGAACACGCCCTGCATCAGGAGCCAGCCCACCCCCGGCCACGAGAACACGCTCTCCACGATCACCGAGCCGCCGAGCAGCGCCCCGAACTGCAGGGCGACCACGGTGGTGGTCGGGATCAGGGCGTTCCGGAGCACATGCTTGTAGTTGATGGTGGGGGCGCTCAGCCCCTTGGCGCGCGCGGTGACGACGTAGTTCTGGCCCAGCTCCTCCCGCACGCTGGCCCGGGTCAGTCGCGTGATGAGCCCCGTGCTGTGCGCCCCCAGCGTCAGGGCGGGAAGGACCAGATGCCGCATCCCCCCGCTCCCGGCGATCGGCAGCCAGCGCAGGTAATCGCCGACGAGCAGGATCAGCATGAGGCCGATCCAGAAGCTGGGCAGCGAGACGGTCAGCAGGCAGACGGCCGTGCCCGTCACGTCGAGCACCGAATGCGGCCGGGTGCCGGAGAGCAGCCCCAGCGGGATCCCGATCGCCACCGCCAGGGCGATGGCCGTGGTCGCCAGGAGCAGGGTGGCCGGCAGCTTCCCGATGATGAGCCCCATCACCGGCTGGTTGAACCGGACCGATTGCCCGACGTCTCCCCGGGCGGCGTGGGCCACGAAGCTCGCGTACTGGACCACGATCGGGCGCTCCAGGCCCAGCTCCCGCCGGAGCTCGATCCGGTCCGCCTCGCTGGCATGGGTCGGCAGCATCATGGCCACCGGATCTCCCGACAGGAAGACCAGCGCGAACGCCACCACGCTCACCAGGAAGAGCACGACGACGGCCTGACCGGCCCGGCGCACCACGAAGCCGAACACGCGTCTCTCCCCTCCGGCACGGAATCGCGTCGAATTCTAGGCCGCGGCATCGGCCGCCTGTCAAGGGCGCGTCCCGCGCCGCTCCGCGGACCGGCCGGCGCCTCGCTTCCGTCGTTTGGGCTATACTCCTCCCGGCCGACGCCACGAGCACGCTGCGGTGTCCGCGACGCCGGCCCCGAGGCCGGACGCGGCCGGGCACGACGCCGAGGGAGGATCTGCACCGTGGGCTGGGTGTTCGTCGATTGCGCGGTGATCGACTGTACGGGCGGACCGCCGCTTCCGGACGCCGCCGTGCTGGTCGAGGGCGAGCGCATCGTCGAGGTCGCGCCGCGCCGGGAAGTCCTCAGCCGGGCGGGTCATGATCACCGGGTCCTCGAGCTCGACGGCGCCACCCTGCTGCCGGGGCTGTGGGACGCCCACATCCACCTGGGCGGCGTCGTGCCGCCCTGGTACGAGCGGTTCGGGGAGCACGAGTCCGAGAGCGAGTACGCGTACCGGTGTGTCCGCAAGGCGACCGACAACCTGATGGCGGGGATCACCTCCCTGCGCACCATGTCCGACCGGTTCAATGCCGACCTCCACCTCAGGGCGGCCATCGAGCGCGGCTTCCTGGTCGGCCCGCGCCTGTTCGTCGCCGGCGACGCCCTGTGGAGCCGGCAGGTGGCCGGCGATGCCGAGTTCCGCCGCCGGGCGCGCGCGCTCCTCTGGGCCGGCGTCGACCACATCAAGCTCTTCGCCTCGTCCGGCATCCCGCACCGCGGGGAGACCGTCGCCCACCCCATCTGCACCACGGCCGAGCTGCGGGCCGCGGTCGAGGAAGCGCACCGCTGGCGGAAGCCCGCCTGTGTCCACGCGATCGGGGACGAGGCGGTCGTGATGGGCGCCGAGGCCGGGGCCGACGTCATCGAGCACGGGTTCGTGCTGGGCGACGAGGGCATCGCCGCCATGGCGAAGCACGGCACGGTGTATTCCCCCCAGCTCACCGTCACCGCGGCCTGGAACGAGGGCTCCATGCGGGACGCGGGCTGCTACCCCGAGTGGCTCATCGGGAACGCCAGGGAGGCGGGCGCCCAGCATCACGCCGCGTTCCGGAAGGCGGTGCGGGCGGGCCTCCCGATCATCGCGGGCGTGGACAACCTGCCTCGCCAGCCGCTCGCGGTCGGCATCGAGACCTTCGAGGGTCGGCCGGCGCTCGTCACCGAGCTCCGGCTCATGATCGAGAACGGCCTCAGCCCCATGCAGGCCCTGCTGGCGGCCACCGCGAACACCGCCCGCGTCTGTGGCGCGGGTCGCTCGCTGGGGACGATCGAGCCAGGCAAGCTGGCCGATCTCATCGTGGTCCCCGGCGATCCCCTCGCCGACATCGGGACCCTCCACGACGTCAGGCTGGTCATGAAGGGCGGCGCGGTCATCCGGTCGAGCTACCGGCTCGCCGAGGACCGGCGAGTCCCGGCGACCCACGGGGCCGCGGGTCGGCCCGGGGCCGGCGACCGCCGGCCGCCGGCCGGCCCCTGATCGCGGCACCGTGGATACGGCCTTCGTGGAGCTGATGAGCTGGGCGACCCTGGCCGTGGAGCACTGTGTCGCGCTGCAGCCGGGCGAAGAGGCCCTCATCCTGACCGACACCCGCGCGCGGGAGTACCGGGGGGCCGCCGCCTTCGTCCAGGCGCTCCTGGCGGCGGTCGAGGCCCGGGGAGGGAAGCCCACCCTGATGGTGTTCACGCCGCGGGCCAGCGAGGTCGACGAGCCGCCCGCGGTCGTCGCCACCGCCATGCGCCGCGCCAGCGTCCTCTTCACGCTGGCCTCGATCCAGCTCACCGAGACCGAGGCGATGCGGGAGGCCCTGGCCGCCGGGTCGCGGGCGCTGCTCTTCGGGGGCGCCGCGACCACGGGCCGTGACGACGACCTGCTCTATCGGCTCGCCCCGAGGTCGGTCCAGGAGCTGAACGAGGCCGGGGGCCTGGCCGCCGCCATCGGCGAGGCCTTTCGCGCGGGCCGGC from Candidatus Methylomirabilota bacterium carries:
- a CDS encoding ABC transporter permease — encoded protein: MRSRRRPAISRSSRVGLIMTLAVVTAALLAPQLSPHTPDDQDLGRALLPPFWMAGADPAYPLGTDYLGRDLLSRLIYAGRTSLLVGITAVIVAGLAGITLGLVAGFLGGGVDAAIMRLVDMQLAFPPIVLAIAILTTAGTGLATIVAVLGAIGWVQYARVARGQTLSLREREFVLAARMLGAGAPRILWRHILPNALGPILTIAALNVSSMILAEASLSFLGVGVRPPTPAWGSMLSEGRDVFRIAWWNAVFPGVAIAWTVFGINLLGEAWHTAGAGWGRST
- a CDS encoding ABC transporter permease, coding for MFGFVVRRAGQAVVVLFLVSVVAFALVFLSGDPVAMMLPTHASEADRIELRRELGLERPIVVQYASFVAHAARGDVGQSVRFNQPVMGLIIGKLPATLLLATTAIALAVAIGIPLGLLSGTRPHSVLDVTGTAVCLLTVSLPSFWIGLMLILLVGDYLRWLPIAGSGGMRHLVLPALTLGAHSTGLITRLTRASVREELGQNYVVTARAKGLSAPTINYKHVLRNALIPTTTVVALQFGALLGGSVIVESVFSWPGVGWLLMQGVFARDLPLVRAVVLVLGGAFIGLNLLVDISYRYLDPRIRY
- a CDS encoding amidohydrolase family protein encodes the protein MGWVFVDCAVIDCTGGPPLPDAAVLVEGERIVEVAPRREVLSRAGHDHRVLELDGATLLPGLWDAHIHLGGVVPPWYERFGEHESESEYAYRCVRKATDNLMAGITSLRTMSDRFNADLHLRAAIERGFLVGPRLFVAGDALWSRQVAGDAEFRRRARALLWAGVDHIKLFASSGIPHRGETVAHPICTTAELRAAVEEAHRWRKPACVHAIGDEAVVMGAEAGADVIEHGFVLGDEGIAAMAKHGTVYSPQLTVTAAWNEGSMRDAGCYPEWLIGNAREAGAQHHAAFRKAVRAGLPIIAGVDNLPRQPLAVGIETFEGRPALVTELRLMIENGLSPMQALLAATANTARVCGAGRSLGTIEPGKLADLIVVPGDPLADIGTLHDVRLVMKGGAVIRSSYRLAEDRRVPATHGAAGRPGAGDRRPPAGP